From Candidatus Wallbacteria bacterium, a single genomic window includes:
- a CDS encoding ATP-binding protein codes for MINCDQEQRVKKKARFEELKKSRRLTSDFRKLSQQILHLVNQTGSRREFIHDVIRILLEYSASDSINFILHGGVVYGCRRSENNSLVCSVKHRADTELFETPAKLFSMQKSSPFITRKGSLWIGCGTDVLDEDQKNRLQTFLEGFSSAVAIPLHTHREKGEFLIMKSSKKFFFTSDEVELYEDLSRIFDIAYENQQSHWELRERVKELTCLYNIGKIVERPDSSFHEIISEISEMLPPSLQFPDIASCRIILDGREYKTAGFLEEKVKLASTIQARGKPRGEIMVSYSRKIAEIDDAPFLIEEQNLLHMVAEQISLIVEQKEGETMKQKLQEQLRHADRLATIGQLAAGVAHEINEPLNNILGFAQLMEKSDLAEQTKQDLQKIIQSSLHAREIVKKLVYFSRQMPPRKASVDLNKIVGEGMFFLESRCVRKGIRINRELSPTLPEINADPGQLHQVLVNLVVNAIQAMPEGGTLTIATTVSGKNIALAVRDTGIGMDDHVKSQLFIPFFTTKDVDQGTGLGLSVVHGIVSSHGGKIEVESSPGSGSCFTVFLPPAQISRTRKKHEHP; via the coding sequence ATGATAAACTGTGATCAGGAGCAGAGGGTGAAAAAAAAAGCCCGTTTTGAAGAACTTAAAAAATCCCGCAGGCTGACCAGCGATTTCAGGAAGCTGTCCCAGCAGATCCTGCACCTTGTCAATCAGACCGGGAGCAGGAGGGAATTCATCCATGATGTGATCAGAATCCTGCTGGAATATTCAGCCTCAGACAGCATCAACTTTATTCTGCATGGAGGAGTAGTTTATGGCTGCAGGAGAAGTGAGAACAACTCTTTAGTCTGCAGCGTGAAGCATAGAGCTGATACAGAACTTTTCGAAACACCCGCTAAATTGTTTTCTATGCAGAAGTCCTCTCCATTCATAACCCGTAAAGGAAGTCTCTGGATCGGGTGCGGAACTGATGTGTTGGATGAAGATCAGAAAAACAGGCTTCAGACTTTTCTCGAAGGATTTTCTTCTGCTGTTGCAATTCCTCTCCATACACACAGAGAAAAGGGAGAATTCCTGATCATGAAAAGCAGTAAAAAATTCTTTTTTACCAGCGACGAAGTGGAACTCTATGAAGACCTGTCAAGGATTTTCGACATTGCCTATGAAAATCAGCAGTCACATTGGGAACTAAGAGAGCGCGTCAAGGAACTAACCTGCTTGTACAATATCGGGAAAATCGTAGAACGCCCGGATTCTTCATTTCACGAAATCATATCGGAAATATCGGAAATGCTGCCGCCCTCGCTGCAGTTCCCGGATATTGCATCCTGCAGGATCATTCTTGACGGCAGAGAATATAAAACTGCGGGATTCCTGGAAGAAAAAGTGAAACTCGCATCCACTATCCAGGCCAGAGGCAAACCCCGCGGCGAAATCATGGTCAGCTATTCGAGAAAAATTGCAGAAATTGATGATGCCCCGTTTCTGATTGAAGAACAGAACCTGCTCCACATGGTAGCCGAGCAGATTTCACTGATCGTGGAACAGAAGGAAGGCGAAACGATGAAGCAGAAGCTTCAGGAGCAGCTCCGCCATGCGGACAGACTTGCTACGATCGGTCAACTCGCTGCAGGTGTGGCTCATGAGATCAACGAACCTCTCAACAATATCCTGGGTTTCGCCCAGCTGATGGAAAAATCCGATCTGGCAGAGCAGACCAAGCAGGACCTGCAGAAGATCATCCAGTCTTCCCTGCATGCCCGCGAAATCGTAAAAAAACTGGTTTATTTCTCAAGACAGATGCCTCCCCGTAAAGCCTCGGTTGATTTAAACAAGATTGTGGGGGAAGGAATGTTTTTTCTGGAATCCCGTTGCGTCAGGAAGGGAATCCGGATCAACAGGGAACTCTCTCCAACACTTCCTGAAATCAATGCGGATCCCGGACAGTTGCACCAGGTGCTGGTAAATCTCGTAGTGAACGCAATTCAGGCTATGCCTGAAGGAGGGACCCTGACAATCGCCACCACTGTTTCAGGTAAAAACATCGCTCTGGCAGTGAGAGACACCGGAATCGGAATGGACGATCATGTGAAAAGCCAGCTCTTCATACCATTTTTCACTACCAAGGATGTCGATCAGGGAACCGGCCTGGGCCTGTCTGTCGTCCACGGAATCGTCAGTTCACATGGCGGGAAAATCGAGGTGGAAAGCTCCCCTGGATCAGGGTCATGCTTCACTGTCTTCCTGCCGCCAGCTCAGATAAGCAGGACAAGGAAAAAACATGAGCATCCATGA